The genome window CTAATCCATAGCTTGACAATCAGCAACCACCACCCTATACATCGACGATGTTAATTTAGGCTGAAAAAAATTAAAAAGGGGTAGTTTATGGTATGGGATTAGTTAAAAATTTTACTCTGGCTTCAATCTTTATAACTCCATTAATAACCTACGGCTGTGGATCGAAACAAGGACTTCAGGAATCAATCCAAGGCCCAGCTACGGCCCAATCTGATTTCGCCAATTCCCAGATTGATTCTAATATTACCGTTAATGCCGATGAAACCCTGCTTGCTTTTTCCACAACGGAAAGAATCTATACCCATACCCAAGCGGGTGGTTATTCTTTGGTCGAGCAAAAAAATCCTAAACTTCATCTTTCTTTACGATGCTTTGGCCAAAACTGACCATATCTTGTTTGAAGGAAAGACAGATCCCATTGAATTTTATAAAAATTCCCTTTATTTCACAGGGGAGCAAGAGGATCAAATCCATTTATTCCGCTACAGTGTAGGAGCCAAAACAACCGAGGCTATTACCCTTAAAGACCCTACTGAAAATATTATCCCAGATTTACAAACCTACTTTGTTGAGAGTTTGATTGCCAACGACTATTATGATTTTCCACCTGACATGGATGTACTTTCAGACTCTGGTTTTTTTGTGCTCAGAAAAATTTACGGAGAGGAATATAAGTATTACATCGTCGAACTTGATACTCAACAATTACAACCCTTAGAACCACCCCCGAATCTTCTGGCTTGGCCCGCCGTTTGGTCAAGGCCTGATCATCTTCTCTATTGGACATCTGCTGAAGGTAGCCTGTATGTTGCAAGTACCCTCGACCCTAACCCTGTTAAGCTTAACACTTATAAATTTAGCTCTCCTAAAACTCTCACGGGGCCTCAAATGGCCATTGCCCCTAGCAAAACTGGGACCTCTCTAAAAATTGGTCTTTTTTACCTCTCCAACGACGGAGCCACTTTAATTGCACCGGTACTCCCAGAAACCTTCTACGTCCATCATCTAAAAACGGGTTCCGTCTCCAGTATCGCCACTCTTGCCACATTTACGGTGGCCAATAAGCAACACACTGCACGTATAGAAATCAGTCAAAACGGCCAATGGATTTTATTGTCTGAAACTGTGAAAGGCCCTTCTTATGCAAGCTATCAACCTTATGCTTATGCAATCTATCAACAAGTCATACTTCCCACGGACCTTTCATCAAAAACACCCCTGCCCATTAGTAAATTCCCGTATCAGGGTTGGGTGTTTGAACCCTCTAATATTAAAGATGAGTGGGGATATTATATTGAACACGACACTGCTACTGTATGGAAAGTTAATTTAAACACTAGCGCCAAAATCAAAATTGCAGAAATTGAAGCCTTAAATTCCAAGGAAATTGTTGATAAGAAGCTGTCCCTGCGACCTATCAACAACAAACTAAAAAAGTTCATCCTCCGAACTGATAGTTGCAAAGAACTCTCCACCACCCTACGCTCCTGTGCTTCAACCCTCTATGAATTAGACCCTGCAACCGACACCCTAACTCAAATGGTTCCTTAGAATTATCTAGGGTTGTGACACAGGGGAACACGGTAAATCGCTGAGGTTAGTCTTCTAGAACCTTTAAAGATTCAATCACCGTTGGATTATTGGAAGGAAGGCAATGAACACGATCGCCGAATTCCTGGTTAAGCCCCTGCAACACCTCGCCCAACCAAGAAGGAGTCATCACTTTAACCCCTGCAAAATCAAGCTCAATAATTTCCGATTTTGAGGAAGGCTTTAAATAAGATTTGATGACCAAAAAAGCATCGTGCCCCGCAGGCCTTGAAACAAGCATGTCTCCAAATTTTTTAATTTTGATCTTCATGTTTCTAATTGAAATAATACAAAAATAAAGGCCCCAACGCCATTGGTTTTTTTTGTTTGAAAAATTGTTTTGATCTTATTTTCAAGCCCACCAAAAATCTTTACTGCATTCCCAGAAGTAAACAAAAGCCCCCTTGCCCTATCACCATTAATGAGACCACGAACAAACTTGAGCCCATTCCCTCTTTTTTCGGAACTTCGGCCAGAAAGTTTTTTATGAAAAGCAATCTCTAATGCCTCTTCATCACTTTTTATATCGGGTAAAATATGCCCCAAAGAAGAACGAACCCCCTGGCCCCGATCGGCAACGACACTCCACAAATAATTTGATTCGAAACCATATGCAAACCAACATCCCGGAATATCACGCCATTGACCCAAATTGTGGTCAAAACAGTTATTCCCTAACTCTCCTATTATCGCTGTAAAAAGGGAGATTTCTACCTCTTTAGATGTTTGTTGTATCAATTGCCTCAGCATTGAATCTAACCTACCTTGAAAAATGTCACGACTTGAACAGACAATCTCTTTCCCTTCTGAATCTTTTCCTTGTTGAAACCAACCAAGTGCCTGGGTAATTTTTGATTCCATGCTTAATATCTAAACAAAATAAAGGGGTTAAACAAGCTTATTTACTTTAGTGAAACCATTACCCAATGGGCACGGGTGGGAAAAGAAGTTTTAACAAAATCAAAATCTTCTAAAAAACCAAAACTAAAAACGGTCGATTTATGCGGGCAAAAAGATTTTTAAATGGTCTTGGCCAATGCATTGTTGGTGGATTAATTTTAGAGACAATTGCAAATCATGAATTGCATTAAGGCCATCACTGCCAATGAGGCTGGGGGCTTGGTAGACCCAATATTCATCCCACAATTTTGACTTCATAAAATGGGTGATGGTGGTGGCGCCGCCTTCTACTAAAATGGAGGTGATATTCATGGCGCCTAAGTGGCGTAATAATTCCGACAATACAAAACTTTTGTTTTTCATTGGGCAGGGAAGAACCTGAACGCCTTTTTGTTGTAGCTTTTTAATTTTGATAAATTGATTTTTACGTGCATTTTCGCTGACGATCCAAATAGCACCAGGGCGCACCACATGGCTGTTTAAAGGGGCTTTCAATTTGGGATCTAAAACAATAGGGCGTGGCTGACGGATTTTTTTAGAAGATTGAAGTCGCACCGTTAAATAGGGATTGTCGGCTAGTACCGTCCCTATGCCAACCAAAATTCCATCGACCCGAGCCCGCACCTGATGGGCATGGTTTCTAGCGGCTTCGCCCGTGATCCACTTCGACCGGCCGTTGGCTAGAGCAATTTTACCATCTAAACTCATGGCCGATTTTAATAGCACATAAGGGAGCCGGGTTTGGATCCACTTGTTATAAGCCTTGTTAAGATTTGTTGCGACTTCTCTTAATATTCCAACTTTTACTTTAACTTTATTCTTG of Deltaproteobacteria bacterium contains these proteins:
- a CDS encoding STAS-like domain-containing protein, yielding MKIKIKKFGDMLVSRPAGHDAFLVIKSYLKPSSKSEIIELDFAGVKVMTPSWLGEVLQGLNQEFGDRVHCLPSNNPTVIESLKVLED
- the ribD gene encoding bifunctional diaminohydroxyphosphoribosylaminopyrimidine deaminase/5-amino-6-(5-phosphoribosylamino)uracil reductase RibD, with product MMIKFMHQAIHLALKGQGLTSPNPMVGALVVKQGKVISEGYHHKAGSDHAELIALKKAGARALGATLYVTLEPCCHTDKRTPPCTEAILKYGVKEVVVGTLDPNPKVSGKGVRFLRKNKVKVKVGILREVATNLNKAYNKWIQTRLPYVLLKSAMSLDGKIALANGRSKWITGEAARNHAHQVRARVDGILVGIGTVLADNPYLTVRLQSSKKIRQPRPIVLDPKLKAPLNSHVVRPGAIWIVSENARKNQFIKIKKLQQKGVQVLPCPMKNKSFVLSELLRHLGAMNITSILVEGGATTITHFMKSKLWDEYWVYQAPSLIGSDGLNAIHDLQLSLKLIHQQCIGQDHLKIFLPA